In Solanum pennellii chromosome 7, SPENNV200, the following are encoded in one genomic region:
- the LOC114077966 gene encoding putative uncharacterized protein DDB_G0271982, with the protein MIIEIKEKEKNAKEEKEKEKNAKEEKDNKAKEEKEREKKENEDTEKEKKAKQEKEKEKKEMEKEKEKEKEKVKQKEKAKAKKKGKKVEVVSCDVKRQYPFEGFNIDGEGPTELISSFSQWINEGLYKHHSKKGNKEDLYLANCTKLEFDQLDLVVAFPMNKDWFYVMSQPNRCWNDEVNPCPLLYVLFST; encoded by the exons ATGATTATTGAgataaaagaaaaggagaagaatgcaaaggaggagaaggaaaaggagaagaatgcaaaggaggagaaggacAATAAGGCAAAAGAGGAGAAGGAGAGggagaagaaggaaaatgaagatacggagaaggagaagaaggcaaaacaggagaaggaaaaggagaagaaggagatggagaaggagaaggagaaggagaaggagaaggtgAAGCAGAAAGAAAAAGCGAAAGCgaaaaagaaagggaagaaagtcGAAGTTGTCAGTTGTGATGTGAAGCGACAATAtccatttgaaggttttaacattGACGGCGAGGGTCCTACTGAACTAATTTCATCCTTTTCGCAATGGATAAACGAGGGTCTTTACAAGCATCATTCGAAAAA AGGAAACAAGGAGGATCTCTACTTAGCCAATTGCACAAAACTTGAATTTGACCAACTTGATTTAGTAGTTGCATTTCCAATGAATAAGGACTGGTTCTATGTAATGTCTCAACCCAATAGGTGCTGGAATGATGAGGTAAATCCATGCCCACTTTTATATGTATTGtttagtacatga